The genomic window CCCGCGGCGTACTGATCATTGCCCTGCTGTCACCGCTGGGCACCGAGCCCAGGCGTCCCTATATAGGGCTGGATAACCGCCGCGTCGGCCGCAGCGTCGGCTGGGCCGTCGCACAACTGGGCCACAACAGCGGCAAGGTGGGCATCATGATCGGCCATCATCGCTTTGTCGGCCACGAGCTGCGCGACATGGGCTTTCGTTCCTACTGCCGCGAGCAGGCGCCGCAACTGACGGTGCTGGAACCCATGATCAGCCTGGATGATCCTGAGGTGGCCTACCGCAATACCCGCCAGCTGCTGGACGACCACAGCGACCTCTGTGCTCTCTATATAGCCGGCGGAGGCATGGAGGGGGTTATACGGGCACTGCGTGACAGCCCGCCCGCACAACCCCTGTGCGTTATAGTGCAGGAGCTCACCGCAGAATCACGCCAGGCCCTGATAGATGGCGTTATCACCCTGGTACTGGCCACCCCGCTGCGCCAGCTCGCCGGCGACACCCTCAGCCAGATGCTGGCGACCTTGGAGCACAGGGATGAAAGCGCCCTGCCCGCGCCCATCACAACGCCGGCCTTGCCCTTTATTCTGTACCACGCAGAAAATTGCTGATGCCTGCAACCCCCGAAGAGGCGTCAGAATGCCCGTATTACGGGGCCTGCAGCGGCACAGGGCACATAAATGGAACACTTAAATCAACAAATACAGAATATTTATTCTATTATCACTACCATTCGGAATATAAATTTCATAGAATCAGGGTGTGTTTGAAGCGATGTACACCCAAGGACACTGCGCTGCTGCATCAGTAAAGCA from Marinobacterium aestuarii includes these protein-coding regions:
- a CDS encoding LacI family DNA-binding transcriptional regulator → MPNRITITAVARAAGLSVSTVDRVLNNRAPVKSQTAERVLQAARATGYPIDSDSAPTETQATAAYRLGFLLQSAEQPFYKELQQELEQTVRSRSRLTPGRLESPVFAFIDDTSASVITRQIDRLASQCDALALACYEHPGIIQAIENAEARGVLIIALLSPLGTEPRRPYIGLDNRRVGRSVGWAVAQLGHNSGKVGIMIGHHRFVGHELRDMGFRSYCREQAPQLTVLEPMISLDDPEVAYRNTRQLLDDHSDLCALYIAGGGMEGVIRALRDSPPAQPLCVIVQELTAESRQALIDGVITLVLATPLRQLAGDTLSQMLATLEHRDESALPAPITTPALPFILYHAENC